The Anastrepha ludens isolate Willacy chromosome 2, idAnaLude1.1, whole genome shotgun sequence genome contains a region encoding:
- the LOC128855987 gene encoding uncharacterized protein LOC128855987, with the protein MTAVKLCQSGPAASADTGTEVKPSPSTSAPPAVVIGTRPISRRPVAMRRAGEETATGSTEASAPAGKWPTVRITDPTKAGYLERRNAARILKRLHESPPTTEELTKEVRESIEWAKKVLPNFTLERPTTSSAATKRQRSTEEVKPSAKRPKNRGIAPNKTFAEVARNRIIIGVLDEGDPEGRIPRAQWKWVQAALTNVTLEVLLSNPGPPPSCTDAGWYQGQIKIIACDDERSVELYKTAIAKIGEVYPGAKLVVVDKKDIPSRPRARVWVPTPSDPQQVMQIISACNPGLPTRSWKFVKAFDNTVTVDGVVTERATTQVMLLLTNDSLEPLAKSEGMINYGFGKVKVRTYKTDADAIDQLASEIEANDAEEDPMESSSDVESIDMEGYCSSGSELTARLKKMSTSTTTELTAGLSTTYSEKELLSDSQEDSESVNHASSTNKFTSQ; encoded by the coding sequence ATGACTGCAGTCAAACTTTGTCAGAGTGGACCGGCGGCAAGCGCTGACACTGGGACTGAGGTTAAGCCTAGCCCCAGTACATCGGCACCTCCTGCGGTGGTTATCGGAACCAGACCAATTAGTCGACGTCCTGTGGCTATGCGGAGAGCTGGTGAAGAGACTGCCACAGGTAGCACCGAGGCCAGTGCTCCTGCCGGAAAATGGCCGACAGTAAGGATCACTGATCCAACTAAAGCAGGGTACCTGGAGAGGCGTAATGCCGCCAGGATACTCAAAAGGCTGCACGAATCTCCACCAACAACGGAGGAGCTGACGAAGGAGGTAAGGGAGTCGATAGAGTGGGCGAAGAAGGTTCTTCCTAACTTCACCCTCGAAAGGCCAACCACATCGTCAGCTGCCACCAAAAGACAGAGGTCTACTGAAGAGGTTAAACCGTCAGCGAAAAGACCGAAAAATCGAGGCATAGCGCCTAATAAAACGTTTGCGGAAGTGGCCCGCAATCGCATCATCATTGGTGTCCTGGATGAGGGCGATCCCGAAGGAAGAATTCCCAGAGCCCAATGGAAATGGGTGCAGGCCGCTCTGACCAACGTAACGCTGGAAGTGCTACTAAGCAATCCAGGTCCGCCCCCATCATGCACTGACGCTGGCTGGTACCAAGGCCAGATTAAAATTATAGCCTGCGACGACGAAAGATCGGTGGAGCTATACAAGACTGCAATAGCGAAGATCGGGGAAGTCTACCCTGGAGCGAAGCTCGTGGTAGTAGACAAAAAAGACATCCCGTCTCGACCGAGGGCACGGGTTTGGGTCCCTACACCCTCTGACCCACAGCAAGTCATGCAGATAATAAGTGCATGCAACCCAGGCCTTCCTACGAGGAGCTGGAAATTTGTCAAGGCCTTTGACAATACCGTAACAGTAGACGGTGTGGTGACGGAACGTGCCACAACGCAAGTAATGCTGTTACTAACAAACGATTCTCTAGAACCTTTGGCGAAAAGCGAAGGTATGATAAACTATGGTTTTGGCAAGGTTAAGGTCAGAACCTATAAAACAGATGCTGATGCCATCGACCAATTGGCCTCAGAAATTGAGGCCAATGACGCTGAGGAAGATCCTATGGAGTCCTCAAGCGATGTCGAAAGCATCGACATGGAAGGATACTGCTCGTCAGGGTCTGAGCTCACAGCTAGACTCAAGAAAATGAGTACAAGTACGACAACTGAGCTTACAGCTGGTTTGAGTACAACATACTCAGAAAAAGAGCTCTTGAGCGACTCACAGGAAGATTCAGAGAGTGTTAACCATGCGTCTtctacaaataaatttacatcacaGTAA